The Balneolaceae bacterium genomic sequence GTCTAACAAAGTCTAATAAGTCCAAAAGTCGAAAAGTCGGGGAGTCGGTGGACTTTCTGACTTCTCGACTTTTCGACTTTAAGACTTTATATTAGAGAGATTGAACAGATGTATGCTTATAACATAGGCAGAGGGGAGGCGTTAGCACATACACGCATACCGGCGTCGCCGGGGAAGGCTGTTTCGGGCGCCTCGTTTCCAGGAACTAATTTCAACTAAAACCCAGACAAAAAACGTGGCTAGAAGTTCAGGAATATCTACCCGAGAGTCGGAGTCTCTCGACCGCTACCTGCAGGAGATCGGCAAAGAAAAATTAATTACTCCGGAGGATGAGGTGCGCCTGGCCAAGGAGATCCAGAAAGGAAGCCAGAAAGCACTTGAAGACCTGACCAAGGCCAACCTCCGCTTTGTGGTTTCCGTGGCCAAGCAGTACCAGAACCAGGGGCTTTCGCTGGGTGACCTGATCAACGAAGGCAACCTCGGACTGATCAAGGCGGCCAAGCGATTTGACGAGACCCGCGGTTTTAAATTTATCTCCTATGCGGTCTGGTGGATCCGTCAGTCCATCCTGCAGGCCCTGGCCGAACAGAGCCGTATCGTCCGCCTCCCCCTGAATCGGGTGGGTGCGCTGAACAAGATCGGCAAGGAGCTCTCCAAGCTGGAGCAGGAGTATGAACGGGTGCCCTCCGCTGCCGAGCTGGCCGAAAGTCTCGATATGACCGTTTCCGAAGTGGCCGACACCCTGAAGATTTCAGGCCGCCACCTCTCGGTGGACGCCCCATTTGCCCAGGGCGAGGACAACCGGCTGCTGGATGTGCTGGAAAACGAGGAGACCCCCGATCCCGACAACGATCTGATGGGCGAGTCCCTGAAGGTGGAGATTGAGCGGGCCCTTTCCAAGCTGACCAACCGTGAGGCCGAGGTCATCCGCCTCTATTTCGGCATCGGGCGCGAGCATTCGCTCACGCTGGAGGAAATCGGCGAGCGCTTTGACCTGACGCGCGAGCGCGTGCGGCAGATCAAGGAGAAGGCACTGCGCAAGCTGCGCCACCATAACCGAAGCGCCGCACTGAGAGCCTACCTGGGCTAGGTTGCCTGGAGACCCTCTCACGACCTGGATGTGAACGACGGAGGCTTCCCTCTGCTGCAAGGCAGACCGGAAGCCTTTTTTGTTCCGGAACCTTATTGTTTGCATGTTGCGGGGTGAACCCGGTACAGGACCCGCCGGTCCCTGCGCCGGATATATGCTACGCCCGTTTTGTTCGTTAGGATACCTATGAAGAGATTCCTGCTTATACTGCTGCTAGCTTCTTCCGCCCCGGCCGCGGCCCAGCAGCTGCCCTTTCGCTCCTACTCCATCGAAAGGGGGCTGAGCGAATCGGTGGTGAACCGCATGATGCAGGACAGCGAGGGTTACATCTGGATTGCTACAAGCTACGGTTTGAACCGCTTCGACGGCCTCGATTTCACCAACTACTACGAAGAGGACGGCCTGCTCAGCAACGACATCCATGCCCTGTACGAAGACCGCGCCGGCCGGCTATGGATAGGCACCGAAAACGGGGTAAATGTAATGGAGGAGGACTCAATACGCACCCGCTCCGTGCTCAATCCACTGCAGGGCACGACCGTGCGCACCATCTTTCAGGACGAGGCGGGAGGCTACTGGTTTGGCACCGACAGCCATGGGCTATGGCACCTGGATATCTCGGGCACCCTCTCGCAGTACCTGGTGGATAACGGGCTGCCCGACAACAGCGTGCGGGACATCGTTCAGGACGGGGCTGGGAACTACTGGATTGCCACCCGCGGTGGGCTCGCACGGCTGCGGGACGACACCTTTACCAACTTTACGGTGGAGGAGGGCCTGCCGGAGGTACTCCTCCGCGACTTGTATCTGGACAGCGAGGGCGTACTCTGGATCGCCACCCGCGGCGGACTCAGCCAGTACGACGGCAGCGAATTTAGAAACTATACCCAGGATGAGGACAGCCTGGTAAACGACCGCGTGCAGTCTCTCTCCCCTGACGGGGAAGGCGGGTTATGGGTCGGCACGGAAGAGGGGGTCAGCCACATGTCTGGCGGGACGTTCACCAACTATTCGGTGGATCAGGGACTGACCAACAATATTGTCCACGCTACCCTCCTGGACCGGGAGCAAAATATCTGGTTCGGCACCTTCGGCGGAGGCATCACGGCCTTCCTGGGTGACCATATTCGTAACTTTACCGTGGAGAACGGTCTCCCCAACAACGTCATCACCTCCATCACCCAGGACAATCTGGGCGAGCACTGGGTTACCACCTACGGCGGCGGCCTCGCCCACTACGAAGACCAGCGCTTCGTTACCTACAACGAGTTTCACGGGCTTGTCGACAACAAGGTCTATACGGCCGAGCTGTCTGACCAGAACGACCTGCTGATCGGCACGCGCTGGGGTCTGAGCATTTACAACGGCATCGTCTTCTACAACTACGACGAAGACCGTCTTCCTTCACGCAAAATACGAACGATTCACAATCCTTCTCGGGGAGAGGGATTCTGGCTGGGCACCTACGGGGACGGGCTGCTTCACTACGACGACGAGCAATTCCAGTCCTATACCACCGAAGACGGCCTGGCCAACAACACGGTGATGGACATCACCGAGGACAACCGGGGCAGGCTCTGGTTTGCCACCTACGGCGGGGTAAGTATGCTGGAGGAGGGTGGCTACACCAACTATACCCTGGCAGAAGGACTGCCCAACAACGGGGTGATGGACGCGCTGAGGGCAGAAAACGGCGACATGTGGTTCTCCACCCATGAGGGTATCGCACGTATCTCCGACGGGGAAATCATGGCGGTTACGACCGGGGACGGCCTGCCCGACGAGGTCTGTTACTTTATCCTGCAGGACGAGCAGGGATACTTCTGGATTGGCACCAACCGCGGAGTGGTTCGCTTCGACGCGGAGCGCTATTCCGAAGACCAGACCCTGGCCGAGAAACGCAAGGCCTTCAAGCTGATTACCCAGGACCAGGGGCTGGTGGCCAATGAAATGAACGCCAGCGCAGGCTACACGGACGACCGGGGCATGCTTTGGTTTGGTTCGGTGGGGGGACTCACCCGACTCGATCCCTCCGGGGTGCAGATCAACAGCACCCCGCCCAAGGTACATGTGGAGGCCGTATCGGTCTCCGGAGAATCGGTGCGGGGCGTGGATAACCTGCAGATCGGCAGCGACAACCATACTATCAGCTTCCATTTTATCGGGCTCAATTTTACTGCTCCCGAGCAGGTGGTTTACGAGTACCGCATCCGCAACGCCGACAACGTGTGGCGCCGCACCACCCAGCGGCAGGTGCAGCTTTCCACCTACCTGCCGGGCTCCTACGAATTTGAGGTACGCGCTCAGAATGAAGATGGTATATGGAGTGCCGAAACGGCGACGGTATCGTTCACCGTGTTGGCGCCTTTCTGGATGCAGTGGTGGTTTGTCATGCTTGCCGCTCTCGTGTTTGCCGGTGCCTTTTATTTCATCTACCACTACTACCGCACCCGCAAATTGGTGGAGATCGAGCGCATGCGCGTGCGCATTGCCAGCGACCTGCACGACGACGTGGGCAGCGCCCTCACCGAAATCGCCCTGCAGTCGGACTTTCTGCAGACCCTGGACGTACGGGAGGGCCTCAAGGAGTCGCTTCATCAGATTGGCGAACAGAGTCGCAAAATTGTGACCAGCCTGGACGACATCGTCTGGTCTATCGACGCCCGTAACGACACCCTTGGCGACCTTACCGACCGTATGCAGGACTACATCAACAACGTATTGCCTGACCGGGAGGTGCATTATGAATTTGGCGATCTGGACATGGACAAGATCCTGGACGTACCGGTCAAGGAGAATCTCTACCTTATATTCAAAGAGGCCGTCAACAACGTGGCCAAGCATTCCGATGCCGACCGCGTAACCGTACGTCTCGTGAACAAGGGCAGCGGCTCCTTTGATCTGGTGGTTAGGGATAACGGAAGTATTTCCAATCACAAACGCAAAAGCGGCCAGGGTATGCGTAACATGAAAATGCGAGCGAACCGTATAGGAGCTGATATCGAGTTTACCAATACCGAAGGATTTACCGTGCACGTTAGCGGGGAGCAGTCGTAACAGCCGCGTTCCGCCGGACGGGCACGACGCAATCGCGAACTCAAGGACCCCCAATTATGGCTTCTACCGTAGGCATCGTCGAAGACAACAAGAAAATCAGGGACCTGATCCAGCGCTACCTGGACATGCAGGAGGAGCTGGAATGTCCGGTGGCCGTCGATTCGGTCGAAGATATGCTCGACTATCTCGATGAGCACCCCGATCCCGACGTCATTCTTATGGATATACAGCTTCCCGGCATGTCGGGTATCAAGGGCATCAGTATAATCAAGGAGGAACACCCGGAGATTGAGATTATCATGCTCACGGTCTATCACGACTCCCACAAGATCTTCGACTCGCTCTGCGCCGGCGCATCGGGCTATCTGCTCAAACATACCTCCCTGCCGGAGATCAAGGAGTCTATCCTGAATCTGCTGGAGGGCGGCGCTCCCATGTCCCCGCAGATCGCCCGCAAGGTGATCCACCATTTTCAGGACGAGAGTCCCAAAAAAAACGAGGACTCCAAGCTTACCCCGCGCGAGCACGACATTGTCAACGGGCTGGTGGACGGGCTGAGCTATAAGATGATCGCCGACCGTTACGACATCTCCATTGATACGGTGCGTGCCCATATCAGAAACATCTACAAAAAGCTACACGTCAATTCGAAGGCGGAAGTGATCGCTAAATCGCTGAAAGGGGAAATATAGCCCCTGGAGGCCATTTTCGCCTAACATTATCATGTGATTGATGCCAGGGCTTGCGATTAGTAACATTAATAACAGATTCACGTAGTGTTCTTGAAAATAAACCTTGGGGAGGTTCCTATGAAGACGCTTCAGTCGATATTCCTGCTCAGCTTCGTCATTCTGCTGTCGGGCTGCTATACCCAGCTCAAGTACCAGCAGTCCACGGACCGCTACTCTTCTGATACTCCTTCTCACGAGGTTTCCGAAGAGCGGTCACAGGAACGCGCCGCTGAAAAAAGAAGCGATGTACGCCGGGACGATCGCCGCGGCAGCAAGATTGGGTACTATTATATGAGCAGCTACAGTCCCTTTGACACCTGGTACGGCGGCAACTATGGGAATTACTACAGGGCTGGATGGTCCGGATACGGTCACTACGACGAGTGGCGCCACGGGTACGGCCCGTACTACTCGGACTGGAAGTGGCGCAGTTATATGAGCTACCGATTCAAGTCCTACCGGGGCCCATGGTTTTCCTTCGGTATAGGATACGGGAGCTATTACCCCTACCATGACCGCTGGTTTGCTTCCTACCCCTTCCACAGCTGGCGGTACAACCACGGCTATTGGGGAAATACCTACTACAACAATTACTATTTCCTGGACGACGATTTCGCCTGGTATGATGACGACCGTGGCTCGGATGTTCGTTACGGCCTGCGTTCCTTGGGCACCTCCAGGCTGGATGCAGGCGGTGCAATGCGTGGCAACAGCCAGGGTGTTCGCAGCAGCAGCCGGTACGGAAGTGCCGATGCATCTTCAAACACGGGCCGAATCCGCGGCGGCAGTTCGGGCACGACACGCTCTACCGGCAGCGTCAACCGGACACGTTCGGGTGGCAGTTCACGAAGCGGCACTACAGGATCCGGAAGTACTACCCGCAAACGCGGTGGCAATGACGATGGTGTGCAAGTGAACCGTGACAGCGAAATGCAGCGAAGCCGCGATGGCGCAGACGAGGTAATTCGCTATCGTTCGCTTTCCGAAACTTCCAGGAGTACCGATGCGGTATTCTTCCCAACGGTTGATCCCAACCATCGAACGGGTGAGATGAGACGCGTGCAGCGTATGCAGCCCCTGTTCCGAAGCGGGTATGATTTTTCCCGGAACACGGAAGCTTTTCAGGATCGTCTGAGGAGCTACCGCGTGGAAACGGTGCAGCGACCGGAAACCCGTGAGCGAAAGGGATTCCTGCAGCGCCTTGGTGAATTCTTCGAATCCAATCGCAGTTCCTACGAACATATCTGGGACAGCCGAGGTGATCGCGGCGGCTATACCGGAAACCGGGGACGTGACAGTGGTTCTTCCGGAAGCCGCGGTTCGGTTGGACGGGGGTCAGATTCTTCCGGTTCTGACGGCCGGTCACGGTCTTCAGGCGGCAGCCGCTCCCGCGGCTCCGGTGGAGGCGACGACGACGGTTCCAGTCGCAGCCGCGGCGGAAACTGAACCGTTTCACGACCAGGCGACACCATGGAAGCCCTGGTGCAAGGACAGCTTCCATGCCACATGCCACGTCCCACGGGCGCAACCAGCTCCCCCTATTCATCATCACCACCATCAACCATTGACCTGCTATTCGTACGCCCATGAAACGTATCACGTATCTTATATTCATCCTGGCTGCTGTACTAGCCGCGCCCCCGGCTGTTTTTTCCCAGTCGGCCGATGACGTACTACGTTACCAGCTGCAGTACCCCTCCCAGGACGCCATCTCCCTGGTCATGCCGGGTACGGCCTGGGCCAGCGGCTACGGGGCTTACCAGCAAAACCCCGCCTCCATGGCCCTCTTTGATGAGAGCTATCTTTCGTTCAGCCTCGACAGCCGATACGTCAGCGAGGAGGGGCGGTACCTGGGCAGCAGCAATACCCACGACGTGAATGAAACCAACATCGGGGATTTCGGCTTTCTCTACGATTTTCCCGTTTCCCAGGGCGCCCTGGTGGTGGGAGGGGGCTACAGCCAGAGTGCCGATTTCAACCGCGCCCTTGCGGGCGGCGGCTTCAATAACCGTTCAAGCATTACCGATTTCTACAATATTGCCCCGGACGACAGCCTCTTTTTTGCGGCCTTCGACGTCTACGCCATCGATTATGCCACCACCGACAGCTCCTTCGCCAATACCTCCTCCATCTTCCGCATCGGCGTACCCTACAAGGGGGTGGACCAGGATTTTGAGATGCAGGAGAACGGACGTATGGGCGAGTACAGCGCATTTATTGCTACCGAGTTCAAGGAAAACCTGCTGGTGGGCGCCTCTATCGGAATTTTCGAGGGAGGCTACACCTACGAGCGGAACTTCCTGGAGAGCGACCGGCAGGACCTATACAACTATACCTTTATTGACACGGACGGGGACGGGGAGCCGGAGACTGATATCGACCGCATCCTGAGCGAGGACACCATCGACGCCAGCTTTACCGCTTTCAGTGCGAGACTGGGTGCCATCTATCGTATCACACCCCACGTGCAGGTGGGCGTGGGTTACCAGTTTCCCAGCACCCTGAGTTTCGAGGAGGAATACAACACGACCATCCGCACCACCTTTGACAACGGGGTGGTCTTCGAGGACGAAGCACCCGGACGCTTCAACTATAAGATTGTGCGTCCCAACCGCATCAACCTGGGTGTAGGCGCCCAAAACCTGGGACCTGTGAACCTGTCCGCATCCGCCGAATATGTGCCCTACTCGGAGGGCCGCATCGAATTTGACGAGCTGGAGCTGCGCCCCTCCCAGGAGGCTATCAACGACAACGTAGGCAGCAGCCTCTCCGACGTCTGGAACCTGCAGGCGGGTCTGGAATTTGAGGTGGATGAGCGCT encodes the following:
- a CDS encoding RNA polymerase sigma factor RpoD/SigA translates to MARSSGISTRESESLDRYLQEIGKEKLITPEDEVRLAKEIQKGSQKALEDLTKANLRFVVSVAKQYQNQGLSLGDLINEGNLGLIKAAKRFDETRGFKFISYAVWWIRQSILQALAEQSRIVRLPLNRVGALNKIGKELSKLEQEYERVPSAAELAESLDMTVSEVADTLKISGRHLSVDAPFAQGEDNRLLDVLENEETPDPDNDLMGESLKVEIERALSKLTNREAEVIRLYFGIGREHSLTLEEIGERFDLTRERVRQIKEKALRKLRHHNRSAALRAYLG
- a CDS encoding two-component regulator propeller domain-containing protein yields the protein MKRFLLILLLASSAPAAAQQLPFRSYSIERGLSESVVNRMMQDSEGYIWIATSYGLNRFDGLDFTNYYEEDGLLSNDIHALYEDRAGRLWIGTENGVNVMEEDSIRTRSVLNPLQGTTVRTIFQDEAGGYWFGTDSHGLWHLDISGTLSQYLVDNGLPDNSVRDIVQDGAGNYWIATRGGLARLRDDTFTNFTVEEGLPEVLLRDLYLDSEGVLWIATRGGLSQYDGSEFRNYTQDEDSLVNDRVQSLSPDGEGGLWVGTEEGVSHMSGGTFTNYSVDQGLTNNIVHATLLDREQNIWFGTFGGGITAFLGDHIRNFTVENGLPNNVITSITQDNLGEHWVTTYGGGLAHYEDQRFVTYNEFHGLVDNKVYTAELSDQNDLLIGTRWGLSIYNGIVFYNYDEDRLPSRKIRTIHNPSRGEGFWLGTYGDGLLHYDDEQFQSYTTEDGLANNTVMDITEDNRGRLWFATYGGVSMLEEGGYTNYTLAEGLPNNGVMDALRAENGDMWFSTHEGIARISDGEIMAVTTGDGLPDEVCYFILQDEQGYFWIGTNRGVVRFDAERYSEDQTLAEKRKAFKLITQDQGLVANEMNASAGYTDDRGMLWFGSVGGLTRLDPSGVQINSTPPKVHVEAVSVSGESVRGVDNLQIGSDNHTISFHFIGLNFTAPEQVVYEYRIRNADNVWRRTTQRQVQLSTYLPGSYEFEVRAQNEDGIWSAETATVSFTVLAPFWMQWWFVMLAALVFAGAFYFIYHYYRTRKLVEIERMRVRIASDLHDDVGSALTEIALQSDFLQTLDVREGLKESLHQIGEQSRKIVTSLDDIVWSIDARNDTLGDLTDRMQDYINNVLPDREVHYEFGDLDMDKILDVPVKENLYLIFKEAVNNVAKHSDADRVTVRLVNKGSGSFDLVVRDNGSISNHKRKSGQGMRNMKMRANRIGADIEFTNTEGFTVHVSGEQS
- a CDS encoding response regulator transcription factor yields the protein MASTVGIVEDNKKIRDLIQRYLDMQEELECPVAVDSVEDMLDYLDEHPDPDVILMDIQLPGMSGIKGISIIKEEHPEIEIIMLTVYHDSHKIFDSLCAGASGYLLKHTSLPEIKESILNLLEGGAPMSPQIARKVIHHFQDESPKKNEDSKLTPREHDIVNGLVDGLSYKMIADRYDISIDTVRAHIRNIYKKLHVNSKAEVIAKSLKGEI